The window ACTGTCGCTTTTTCCAAATTCCTTGAGAAAGGGGAAGTGATTGAAAATGATCGTCATCGCTAAAGCTATTGTCATTTTCTTTATCCTGCTTGGCGCCATCCTTTGTCTCATTTCAGCCATTGGCGTTCTTCGCCTGCCAGATGTTTATACACGAATGCATGCTGCATCAAAAGCATCGACACTTGGTGTTGTCCTCATATTAGTTGGGGTATTCTTTCACGAATGGTTTCTTGCAGGCATTATTTCTGCGAAGATTCTACTTGGGATTGTCTTTATCTTTTTA is drawn from Bacillus pumilus and contains these coding sequences:
- the mnhG gene encoding monovalent cation/H(+) antiporter subunit G, which translates into the protein MIVIAKAIVIFFILLGAILCLISAIGVLRLPDVYTRMHAASKASTLGVVLILVGVFFHEWFLAGIISAKILLGIVFIFLTAPVGAHLIGRAAYNTGVKMDKRSVQDDYGGFRNFVIKRKEDSYL